One Glycine max cultivar Williams 82 chromosome 6, Glycine_max_v4.0, whole genome shotgun sequence DNA segment encodes these proteins:
- the LOC100777809 gene encoding uncharacterized protein: protein MEGGGDVKGWALEFLLRAQNPVVPSNLIKKVILIVPLSDFYSRLKKTLLLRALQDHLFAVSVPESVLETLEQVEELHRLGDDDDGALVTTSSAMSAAYCAVAVECTLKHLLLELHNNPAYLGAVNRIWRGRVRLMSGSGEGSLLLSPELERWRTDIEASLLDSSVRERLASIDTRRDAVFKLRDYLKEAWTDLGPSFLERAALAHINNNALAANHSEDSQQPEREIEKCTAAPAEEVHPSTDVEIQKVGECGSVELQKLAEDSLLDLLEVNEEASMEEQSRDVDVPCPHAINDNEADLMEKDQTSAEEVLPSTTVEVQKVRECGSVELQKLAKDSLLNSLEVNEEAHIESRDADVPCPLVISNNEADLMEKDQTSIPHNHDHKPSLMERNSSARIYEWDDSIDGLEDGTSDHATRFNLPSPKGRKVSPLNKYKPANITKRRKVKKWSQLEEETLRTAVDKFGRGNWKLILDSHKDIFEERTEVDLKDKWRNMT from the exons ATGGAGGGTGGTGGTGACGTTAAGGGTTGGGCGTTGGAGTTTCTTCTCCGGGCTCAGAACCCAGTCGTTCCCAGTAACCTAATTAAGAAAGTCATTCTAATAGTCCCCCTTTCAGACTTTTATTCCAGGCTCAAGAAGACGCTTCTTCTCCGAGCCCTTCAAGATCACTTGTTCGCTGTCTCTGTCCCTGAGTCCGTTCTCGAAACCCTCGAGCAAGTCGAGGAACTCCACCGCCTCGGCGATGACGACGACGGAGCTCTGGTCACCACCTCATCCGCCATGAGCGCCGCCTACTGTGCCGTCGCGGTGGAGTGCACTCTCAAGCACCTGCTGCTGGAGCTACACAACAACCCTGCTTATCTCGGCGCGGTGAACAGGATATGGCGCGGTAGGGTTCGGCTCATGAGCGGTTCCGGGGAGGGGAGCCTCCTGCTCTCGCCAGAGCTGGAGCGGTGGAGAACCGACATTGAAGCTTCCCTTCTGGATTCGTCGGTGAGGGAGAGGTTGGCCTCCATTGATACAAGAAGGGATGCCGTCTTCAAGCTCCGGGATTATTTGAAGGAAGCTTGGACCGATTTGGGGCCTTCATTTCTTGAGCGAGCGGCGTTGGCGCATATAAACAACAATGCCCTAGCCGCGAATCACTCTGAGGATTCTCAACAGCCGGAGAGAG AAATTGAGAAGTGCACTGCTGCTCCTGCTGAGGAAGTGCATCCCTCAACAGATGTTGAGATCCAAAAGGTTGGGGAGTGCGGTTCTGTGGAGTTGCAAAAGTTGGCTGAGGATTCTCTACTTGATTTGTTGGAAGTGAATGAGGAGGCATCGATGGAAGAACAAAGTAGAGATGTAGATGTACCTTGCCCACATGCTATTAATGACAATGAGGCTGATCTGATGGAAAAGGATCAAACTTCTGCCGAGGAAGTGCTTCCCTCAACAACTGTTGAGGTCCAAAAGGTTAGGGAATGTGGTTCCGTGGAGTTGCAAAAGTTGGCTAAGGATTCTCTACTTAATTCGTTGGAAGTGAATGAGGAGGCACATATTGAAAGTAGAGATGCAGATGTACCTTGCCCACTTGTTATTAGTAACAATGAGGCTGATCTGATGGAAAAGGATCAAACTTCTATCCCTCATAATCATGACCATAAGCCAAGTTTAATGGAAAGAAATAGTTCTGCTCGTATTTATGAG TGGGATGATTCAATAGATGGCTTGGAGGATGGAACATCAGATCATGCAACTAGATTTAATTTGCCTAGTCCCAAGGGGAGAAAAGTTTCTCCATTGAATAAGTACAAACCTGCAAACATTACAAAGAggagaaaagtgaaaaaatgGAGTCAGTTGGAAGAGGAGACTCTAAGGACTGCTGTAGACAA GTTTGGCAGGGGAAATTGGAAGTTAATCCTAGATTCTCACAAAGATATATTTGAAGAGAGAACTGAA GTTGATTTGAAGGACAAGTGGAGAAATATGACGTAA